The Phalacrocorax carbo chromosome 28, bPhaCar2.1, whole genome shotgun sequence genome segment gggcaggtggGACCGGTAACGGACCAGTAATGGGTGTGTTTATCGCCCAGTAAGGGTCCAGTAACGGGGCAAGAAATGGACCAGTAACGGCCCCGTAATGGTCAATGATGGCACCAGTAAGGGCCCAGTGTTGGCACCAGTAAGGGCCCAGTAATGGTGCAGTAACAGCCCCAGTAAGGGCCCAGCGATGAGCCCAGTAATGGTCAATGACAGCCCCAGTAAGGGCCCAGTGTTGGCCCCAGTAACAGCCCAGTATGCTCTAACGGCAGCCCCAGTAAGCACCTGGAAAGGGCCCAGCGCTGGTCCCAGTAAGGGGTCAGCTccctcccagcgctcccagtgctgctgcccaGTGCCCGGCCCCACCAGCCACGCCTGGCCCTGCGGGTGGCCCCGCCCCTtccgcgccggccccgccccttccGCGCAGGCCCCGCCCTTTCACTggcggccccgccccttccaggcgggccccgccccgcgcatGCGCCGAGGcgccccaggccccgcccctcgcGGCGCTGCCCGGCGGGGACGCGCGGGGGTCGCGGACCCAGGTTACGGCCGGCCCCGGGAGCCCCCGCACCTCCCCCCCCAGAGCCTCAGCTGGGGGGACCCCCATGGAGACCCCCGTTGGGCCCCCCGGcactgggacccccccagggataCCCCGATAGGggcccaccccagccctgggagcccCCTCACCCCGATAGGCacccccacagggacccccccccaggagGACCCCCCATAGGGTCCCCTGACACTGGGACCCCACCTTTCTACTTGCAGGGACCCcgaagggaccccacagccaaGAGAACCCCTCATCCCTGGGACCCCCTCACCCATACAGGGACTCCCATAGGGCCCCCAGTTCTGGGACGCCCCTAGGGCCCGGGGACCACCCCTCACCGCACAGGGACCCCTGtagctccccccagccctgagaTCCACCCCCCAGGCAGACCTCCGTagggcctcccctgggacccccctgACACTGGGACCCCCCTCATCCATGTAAGCCCCCCCCATAGGGCCCTGGGACCCACCCTCAGCCCCATATGGACCCCCCCCATAGggccccagccctgggaccccctAGGGCCCGGGGACCACCCCATACCACATAAGGACCCACCCTTACCCCCAGCCCTGAGATCCCCCCAGGAAGGCCTCCATAGTGCCCTGGGactcccctgcacccccacagAGCCACCAGTcatgggacaccccccccccccccggcattCCCCTGACACTGGGATCCCCCTCACCCACATAGAGACCCCCATaggtcctggggacacccttCACCCCCATAGGGCCCCCAGCACTGGGACTCCCATAGGGCCCTGGGACCCCTCTCACCCCATGGAGCCCCCAGCCTTGGGACCCCATAGAGCCCTGGGATGCCCCATCACCCACACAGGGACCCCTGTAGggccctgggacccccctcACCCATGTAGGGACGCCCACAGGGCCCAGAGATCCCCACACTCCCATGTAGGGGTCACCATAGGGCCCTGGGACCTCCCTCACCCACAGAGTGACCTCACCGGGACCCCCTGGCCCAGGGATGCAGGGGGTCAGGGTGCCAGAAAgggccagccctggggctggtgggtgctggggggcgctgagcccccccctccccatgcccaccctcccagctgcaggccatgaggcggcggggggagcggccCCCGAGGGAGAAGGCAGCGGTGGCTGTGGAGGAGGAGATGAAGAGCACGGGGAGGAAGGCTGAGCAGGGCGCAGGTGAGCCCCTGGGCCCTGGCAGGGGTGAGGGGGCCGTGGGGGtccccctcatgtcccccccaccctgcccacagAGGAGTACCAGTGCACCGGCCTCCTGGAGCAGGACTTCCCTGAGCTCTGCGCCCGCGCCGGCATCGCCGGCGTCCCCAAAGTCACCCTCCGGCTGGCGCCGAGCTTCCCTGCGGACggtgagcggggccgggggatTATTGGGGTGCGCGTTGGGTCCCTCCCGGGGCAAGTGCAGGGCTGCCggcagcacccccagacccacccTCGTCCCCGTCCCGCAGAGGAGCCCGCCGAGCCGACGCTGACGGAGGCCCTCGCCCGCATCGAGCGCAAGTACAGCTACTTCCAGCCCCGCATCCAGGTGGAGAGGGAGCACGAGGACCCCCGCAGCGTCCGCGCCGTCTTCCTGCGAGGTGAGtcctggggagccccagggcccccccaccccagcacccagggatGAGGACCCCCTGGAAATCAGCCTGTGGGATcccgcccccagccctgccagcgcCTTCTGGGCTCTCTCGGGCACGGCCACATTTTGGGGGTCTCTTCGCCCCCATCCCATCACACTTCCTTGACCTCCCTGTGTCCCACAGGCTGGAAGATCGAGGAGGAGATGCTGGGGGTCCTGAGCCAGTGCCTGCCCGCCCTGAGCgggctgcaggcagtgcagTGAGtgcgggcagggatgggggcgcgggcagccccccgccccgagaTACCGGCACGTTCCCCCTCCCTGGCAGCGGGTCCCGATGCCGTTTTGTCCTCCCGCAGCCTCTGGAAGGTCGGGCTGACGGAACGGCTGCTCCCGGCGCTGGCGGCGCTGGCGACACGCTGCCCCTGCCTCCGGTACGCGGCCGGTTGAGGGGTGCTCCCTCGTTATCACTAATTTAGGAATTGGGGTGTCGGGAGGGGGGTCCTTAATGGCAGTTGGTGGGGGTTTCCTCCGCAGGACGCTCAGCCTGGAGGGGAACCCCCTGCCCGAACCCGCCTTCCACACGCTGATGGGGAGCGATAGCACGTGAGTTGGAGCTGGATGGGGCCATgctcagcccagctgccccccacgGGACCTCCCGAGGGGTTCCCTGCTGCgtgacccccaccccccaccccgcctcgGCGCAGGCAGCAACGCCCGAGCCCCTGCTGCCCGTCCCGCAGGCTGGCCCACCTCTCACTGCGCAACAACAGCATCGGCGACGCGGCCGCCCGGCTCATCGGGCAGAGCCTTTCCACCCCGAGCTCCTCCAGCCGCAGCCTCGTCTCGCTCGTCCTCAGCTTCAACCGCATCTCGGACCTGGGAGCCACCTACATCGCCGAGGTGGGCAGCGGGAGGGCGCGggaggggggtcccagcaccccagcacccatcctTGTCCCTTGGCCTTCCAGGGCTTGCGTTTGAACCgctccctgctctccctgtccctggcGAACAACGACATCGGCGACGCGGGTGCCATCGGGCTCGCCGAGGTGGgtgtcccccacctcccccggGGAGCGGGACGCGCGGCTCGGGCCGGACCCGGCCCCCCGACCCCAGCCCCGACACCCGCCAGGTCCTGGGGCCGTTCGCGCTGACGCAGGCTGAAGTGGTGGAGCGGAGGCGGCTGCTCTTGGCGGAGGCGCTGGAACAGTCCCGCACGGTAAGACCCCCCCTCattttccctccccacctccgGGAAAGGTCCTGGGGGGCTGCCGCCCCCCTGAGCACCCCTCTCCCCCAGACCCCAAAAGAGACCGAGGGTCAGAGCGAGCGTCCCTCCAACCTGCACGGCAGCGCGGCCCCTGACAAGCCGCCTCCGGCCAAGCACGGCAAAACCCCGGCCAGGAAGAAGGTGAGGGGGCGGCTGTGGGGATCGGAGCGGGCGGGGGGATCCCGGTAGGCAGCTACTCGGtacccccaggcccccccagtTTTGGGGGCAGGCGGTGCCCTCagcgtgcctcagtttccccacccctccagctTTGCagcgcgtggcggggggggccgcAAGCCGCTGCCCGCTGCCCCGTCCATTGCAGGAGCCGCTGCGGAAGGAGGAGGTCAGGCAGCTGAAGAAGCGTGAGTGAGGGTCCCACGGGTTGGGGGGTCACGGGGAGGGGCTGCGCCTGGCtcagctccctccctgctctcccctcccagcagcaccggAGCCGAGAGTCAGCCGCAGCAGGGAGGCAAAACCAAGCGGGCAGGAGAAGCCAAGCCTGGAGGTGGGGGACGCTgtggggacggggtgggggaCAGCGGGGGCACagagtggggagggggtgcccaACGCTGGGGTCCCCCATTCCCTCAGGGACCCTCCTCTGTCCAggcaccggatccggccgagCCGCCGCACCcgctgctggaggaggccaggcagcaccagggcagCCTCGTCCTGCCGGGAAACCGGGCGCTCCTCAACCTCAACCTGAGCCGTGAGtcggggtgggtgggtggtcCCCACCggcccccccgccaccgcttCTCCCCGAgccccctctccctccacaGACAACCGCATCACCGAGCGGGGCCTCGGCCCTTTCCTGGCCGCGCTGGAAGCGCAGCAGCGGGAGAAGAACCCAAAGGTGCCGGGGCAGCAAGGGCTGCTGTGCCTCTCCCTGGAGGTGAGGCGTGTGGGTCGCCGTGGGGCTGGCGTCGCCGTGGGGCAGAGCCCGACGCTCCCATCTCCCCCACAGAAGAACCGCATTCCTCCCACCAGCCCGGCCTTCGTGCGGCTCCGGGAGCTGCTGCCGCCGCAggaccccctccccaaaacccagggccaggaggaggagcaggaattGGGGCCCTAAGGGGCCCCCGAGGAGCCGCACGCGAGCCCGCtgcttgccttttaaaaaaaaataataaaaaatccaaacctttACCAcggaaaggaagaaaataaaccagattATACAGCGTCGAACAGCAACTGGTGAGTCTTGGCtctattatatataatatatatatcaGACACCCCAGCGCTGGCCTCGCCGTGACAcctgggagggggagaagggatgggGGGGACGCGCCCCGGCCGACGTCCCCGCTCCCCGGCCACCCCCTCGGGTCACCGATTGTCACCGGCGGCAGCCGGGGAGGAGAGCCCGGTGCTGGGGGGCGTCCCCGCTGCCCCGGCCCggcaggctgggggggccggcGGTGGTTATTTACAGGAGGGGTGCACGTACGTACATATTTATAGGCagcggggagcggggagggggccgcAGCACGGAGAGGAACAGAACAAAGTGCATTTATACAGACTAGATCCAGCTCTCacggccgggggggggggacgcggTGGGAGGGGGGGGGCCGAGCCGGGGCTGCCATGcgagggggtgaggggggggcccGGCTGCCGGCCCCGCCGGATTGTGCTCCCTCCTTCCAGCCGAAGCCCCCGGTGGTCTGGGGGGAGGCTCCCACAGGTGGGGGCacacggggtggggggctgtcgGGCAGCTCCCCGGCTTCAAGCGACtctgggtgggggggaggagagagacacccccccctccccactgcgGCTAAAGGCCGGTGTCGCGAGCAGGGTCCTCGGCGAGGGGGGCTCTGGAGCCTGGAAGAGATGGGGAGAAGGGGgtgagggggctgagggggggaATGGGCTGGGGGGCGAGTACCACACGGCGGGGGGGTCTTACCTGGGGTGTTGGTGGCAGGGCCCTGCAGGCTCCGGAGGGCGTGGGTGAGGGGGCTGTCACTgtcggggctggggggccgcCGGGACCACCCGTCCGTctctggggctgagccccccagGGGGGTGGCGTCGGCCGAGGAGCTGCGCCCCAGGGACCGCAGCAGCTCCCGGTGGGCTGTTTCGACAGCCTGGAGGGGGCCCAGGAGAAAAGGGTGCCAGGTCAGAGGGGTGGGCGCAGGTTTGGGGTCGAGGCCCATGTGTCCCCCCCTCTCCACAACACCCTGACAAGCCCCCTCAccctcccccacccttccccaatCTGGGGGGGGGCTCACTTTCAGCCTGTTGAGCTTCAGCGTCAGCTGCTCGATGGTGCGGAAGATGAGGTCCACGTCACGGAGGGAAGCTGGGGGGTCTGGGGACCCCTCGGCGGGGCTGGGTTGGGTGGGTGCCTCCTGCGGGGAGCCccgtggggggctggggggcggcgcgggggctggggccgggggctgggggagtCCCGTGGGCATGCTGACGTAGAAGTAGTTGCCTGAAGAGGGGATGAGCAGTGTTAGCGTGGCGGGGGTCTGCGCGGGTAGGTGGTGGTGGGCCCCAAGGAGGGGTTTTGCTGCTCGAggtcctgcccccccccgccccccacatAGAGGGGGCAGCAGGTCACGGCCCTTCGCAGCCACAGACCCCTTTCCAGCTCGCTCGGGGTCACGGCgtcagggctggggctgcggtGGCACTGGGTGTCCCTGGCCATGGGGACAGCCCTCAGGGACACGGGGTGTCCCCCTGCCCAAAGGGACatggtgtcccccccccaaaagggaCACGTCCTCCCAAGTGTCCCCCCCTGCCCGTGACACGTGGCCCCGTAGAGGACACGGTTCCCCTCAAGGGACCCGAGGGCATCCCCTTCGTGGGGAAACAGGACCGTGGCCGCCCTGGGGACTTGGGGGACGCTCTgcggggtctggggggggggtgacgGGACACGGGAGGGGCTCTTTACCATCTACATTAGCTCCGCCTCCTTCCTGCAGCTCAGTTTCTGATTGGCTGCTGCCTGGCGAGGGCGTGGCCTCCTTAGCACCCTCTGCCTGGGCTGTGCACCCCGAAAAgagagggtgggggggaggggtgagCAGGCCCCGCCACCGGCACCCGCCACCGGCacccagcagcatcctgccaccagcaccccaaTACCAGCATCTATCAGCacccaccaccagcaccccagTACCAgcatccaccagcaccccaataccagcatccaccagcaccccaaTACCAGCATCTATCAGCACCCATCACCAGCACCCCAATAATAGCGCCCACCACCAGCATCCATGAGCacccaccaccagcacccatCAGCACCCAATATCAATgcccaccaccagcaccccaaTACCAGCgcccaccaccagcaccccaaTACCAGCGCCCATCAGCTCCCACCACCAACACCCGTCACAGCCTCACACCCTCGGGGTGCACAGAGGAGCGAGGGAGGGTTCCCCGGCGGGGGGAGACACCCCTAAATCCCAGCGAGGGGCAGCTCAGGGCCAGAAGAGGGGTCCCTCAGtacccaccccccaccctgccgGGCCGAGGACCCTCGCTGCCGCCCCTCTACCTTTTCGGACGACTTTGTAGCTGCTGGGCCCCTCGGCAGCCGGCCGCGGATCCTCCGGCTCCTCCCGGCTCGACGGGGGCTTCGTGTCCTCGGCGGCGCTCGGGGGCTCGGGCAGCACCTCCTGGGGGGCCGACTCCTGGCTGGAGAGCACGGCGTCCCAGGCCTGGCCGGCACCCCCGATGACCGACGGCGTGGGCGTCAGGTCGTCCTCGGGCTCCACGTCGcggcagggcagcagcctccGCAGGATCAGGAGCCGCAGGTTCTCCACTGGGATGGggtgaggaagaagaggtggTTTGGAGCTTCAGCTCCCACCTCCGGGGAGAGGCTGGAAtcgcggggtgggggtggggggggtcctcCGTGCCACTCACCATCCTCCAGCGCCGCCTCGGCCAGCCCCTCCGCACCGACGGGCTCCGGGAGCGGCAGACGCGTGGGGGGCCCCGGTTGCTCATCTGGGAGGGTGTCAGCCGCCTCCACGCTGCTCCCCACGGGCAgcggggctgcaggcagctcttCCTCGCCTTCCTCCACCTCGCTGTTCACCGGCTCCTCCAGCAGCGCCGGGGGCTTCTCCCTACCCAGGAGGATGGGGGGATTGTCGTCCGCTgcggggagaaggggagagctCAGCCCCGCGTCCCGTCTcggcagggtgggcagggggtgggcAGCGAGGCGGGGGGAGCTCACCTGAGGAGCCATCCTCTGCCTCCGCTCCAGAGCTGGCGCCTCGGGAGAGGATGGGGGAGACGTCGGggtcctgcagcaccaggctgcGAGTTCGGAGAAGGGGCGTTAAGCAGGAGCCAGGGGCTCGCGGGCAGCACCGACCCCAGGGCGGACCCTGCCGAAGCCCCCCGCGCGAGGTGCCAGGAGCCCTGGCAGCcgtccccaggacccccagtgACCAGGAAGGAccccttcccccatcccaaCCGCCCTGCGGAGAGACCTGGCAGCCTGCTGGCCTCATCCCCCAGCGCCCACCAGCACGGGACTGGGCGAGGGCCCCGGCTCCCAGCCAGGAGGGCTGCTCACCCGGAGGGTGCTGTGCGGGTGGGCTCCGGCGTTCGGCGCTTGGGGGGGAAGGTGGCATTCCTCGTGGCTCTCTGCAccgcctcctccagcagctccatccACCTGCCCGGCCGGGAGCCCCTCGTCAGTTCCCCGggggggctgctgccccccagagaagccccctccccgggcaggcGCTGCCCATCGCTGCCAGGACCCGTCCCGCCGAGCCTTACGTGTTTTTCTCCGAGGACGTCAGCGCCACCAGCTCATAGATTTGGGGTCCCAACTCCGACGTGCAGATAATGAAGAGGGCTCGTTTATCTGCGTGGGGTGATGAGGAAGGTGAGAGCACGGCGATGGCTTTAACCCGAAACCCGCTGGCACGGCTGCCACCCGCACGGCCGCGGCAGGACACGGCCAGAGGACAGGCACCCCTCGCTGCCAGCCCCCGCGGCTTCTCCCCGGCTTTTCTCCCCACCTGTGGCCACGGAGCGGATGAGCACCGAATTGAGCTTGAGGACGGGGCTGAAGGTCTGCTTGTTGTCCGAAGAGCCCAGCGCCGTCTTGCTGTGGCACTTGAGCACCAGTTTCTCgtcctgcttctgcagcagcaccaaGAGGTCCTCGAGGAGCAGCACGTGCACGTctggggtgggagaggagaCAGAGAGCGGAGGCTCAGCCAGGGATGCGCTCGCAAGCCAGGTGGAAGCTCCCTCCTTGCACCCACGAGGGACGATGGCCCAGTGGATGCGGCAAATGGGGGGCTAAAGGGGTCCCTGGAATGCCAGTGGGGCTGGAGGTGAAATGCCTTGGTCCTGGGGGACACCAAGGATGCAGGGGGAGgtctcccagcgctcccagtaCCGGGCGGGTGGAAAAGTCCATACCCACAGTCTTGTCCTTGCTGATGCGCCAGGTGAGCGGCCCTTCGTGGATCATGCGCCGGGAGGTGAGGTCCAGGCTCTGCGGGAAGCCGAGGGTGATGGTGAgagtgggctgggggcaggcagaCCCCCAGCGGCCCCCCGGGAGCTGGAGCTACCTTGAACTCGGCAGCCAGCGGGTTGCTGGTCCTCTCCAGCGAGGTGGCATCCAGGCGTTTCTGGTAGCCTTCCAGCCGGTGCCGGTTCTCCGCTCGTTTCACCGCCTCGTTCACGTACTTGAGGATGTCCCGACACTGGTCCCGGGCTCGGCACAGCTTGTCGTGCTCTGCGGTACCCGCTGCGAGGGCAGAGAGGGGAGAGCGGGTCAGCGGGCAGCACCGCCCGGAGGGTCCCTGTCCCGCTGCGACGGGCTCCCAGCCGCATCCCAGGCACAAAACGCCGCCGGCCCAGAGCTCCCAGCTGATGAGAGGGAGGTTTTcccacccccgggacccccccggcctggctctttctgctgaaaaacCAGCACGTCCTCCCCACCACACTGAGATTTCGCTCTGGATGGCAACGGAGAGGCACGAGTCCCGTGGCAGACAGCGAGCACCTCCCGCCAGCCGAAGGAGGTGCTGGAGATGGGAGCATGCAGCCGAGCGACCCTGGGGACGagcccccccggtgcccccctccagcccctaCCCTCGGTGTGCTTGATGATATTCTCCAGCAGCAGCGGGTACTTGGTCAGGCGCTGCATTTCAGAGATGATCAAGTCCTTAAGCTGCAGGCGCCGGCACTGTGGGTTGCTTTCTGCTTCCTAGGGCAGAGGGAAAGGCCGAAAGCCCCGAGGTGGGATCGGGGGAAGCCAAGGGAGCACCGGGGTGAGGAACGGCCCAGGAGGGGGACAAACCTGCATGAAGATCTGGAAACGGGTCTCCTTGCGCTGCTTGGTTTTGATCAGCTCTAGGGCGATGGATTGGTAAGAGCAGAAGTCAGCAGCGACCTCCTGGATTTCCTTTTTGGCCAGACCGTCgaactggggagggggtgcaggggggaaCTGGGCTCAGGCACCCCCAGGCTTGGCCCTGAGCCCCGAGTCTCCCCAAGCTTGTCTGCTCCAAGCACAGCGTGACAGTGGGGTCACCTCCAGCTCCCCTTAAAGACATCAAACCCTGGAGGACAAGAAGATGCCCCTGGGGGCTCTACCACCCCTGTCCCCCCCTTACCCGAGACAGCATGAGATCCCCAATTTCTTTGATGATTGGTCCTTCTTCCCGGAGCTTCTTCATGGATTCGGAGAGAGAATCTGAATGAGGATGCGAGAGACAGATGGGACTCACGTGAACGGGGCGCCGGGGCCACCCACGACTCGCCTGTGCGAGCACCCGCTGAGCCCAGGAGGGTCCCTGCCGGTTTTCTGGCACgagtgcaggcaggaggggccGAGAGCCAGACGGGCTTCGATTGCTGCCGTCACGGAGGCGGCGCGTCAAGGAGCGAGACACCGCAAGCGCCTCCTGAAAGCGCGCTACGCCCAGGGCCGGGTACAGACCAGGCATCCCAGACACAGGTGTTGGCAGAGCCCGGATAAAACAGGCTCTGGATCATTcccaggagaggggaaggagatgCCGGAGCGGCAAGATGGTGCGATGCCGTCAGCAGGGCTGGTCTGAATGGCGGGTGACCACGTGGGATGCCATGTGGGCCGCCCTCTGCTCCCTCCGCAGGGGGCTATTTCCAGGGGAGGGCAGGATCCAAGCACGAAGAGGCTTACTGTGGATTTCGATCAGGTCAGGGAGGTTGGGGAAGAGGAGTGCCAGCTCTTCCCGGGACAGCAGGCTCTCCTTCTTCATCCGCTGGTAGAAGAGGAGGTCGAGGACTCGGAGGATGCGGAGGTGAGACCCTTCGGTGGCAAAGAGCTCTGTGCGAAAGGCACAGGGGTGGAGAAGTGCCATGGGGAGCCCCGCGGTGCTGGGGCGCGCTGCCAGGGGGTCCCTGGCGTCCCTGCGATGCCGCGCGCTCCTTACCGTTGATCACCTCTTGCCGGTCGATCTCTTTTTGCGGCAGGTTGGCCACCAGCTCCCGGCTGACCATGTGCTGCCAGTTCTGGGAGTCCAGCTCGGGCTCCAGGTCGGAGAGCTGGCCCTGCTCGTCCTCCAGGAGATGAGGCAGGAAGGGGTCCACGCCGAAACCCAGGTTGGGCGACTCGATGCTCCTGGGAGGGTGAAAGGCGGCGGTGGGAGTACTCTGCAGCCACCCGCATCCAGCCGGCCCACCCCGCAGCGCTCCCAGTACAGCCAATATCTACCTGGGCCCTATTTCGGCTTGAACCCGGGGCCTTCAGCACAAGAAGTACAAGCCTCTGACTCTTGAGCTAAAAGACTAGGTCCCCCAGCAGACATCTATATAGGTCCTTTAAGCTCCTGCGTGAGACACAAGGGAACAGAGGTGCCCCCTCGCCCCAGGAGGATGGAGAACTAACAGGGGACTCCCTcccggggcagccctgggcatcACCTCCCCTTGTGCTCTGTCAAGGCTCGCTTACGGGGAGGGAAAAGCTAGGAAGGCACAGATGGAGCCCCTCTGACCCCCAACGCGggggcacagccccggcacaccCCTACAGTGACCCTCCTGCTCTGAAGGAAAACCGGCCCCAGGGACCCCGGCCGGCTCGGGGCGGCGCGGTAGAGACGGCAGAGACCGAGGCTGGGCCACTCACCTGCGTCCCATCTTCGGCGTGTACGGCGGGGTGGGGTTTTCCAGCGACCTGGGGAGGAATGGGAGAGTCACCCTCGTGTCCTGATGTCGTGGCCCCCCTCCTCCCATCGCTGCACCCCGAGGGGCAGCACCCGGCAGTGCTTCCGGAAGCCCCTCCAGACGTAGGATCGGTGCTGCTGAGGGGGTTGGGACACAAATGGGAATTAAAGCCCAATTCTCTCTATTTTCCCCTGGCAGATGTCACCCAGGAGGCTCTGCAGGCGGCTGGGTGCTGCGGGGCCAGTCCCACCCCACTGTACATGGCTGCTGCTTCGCCTTGACCCACAGGCTTCGCAAAAGCTTTCCCAAGAGACAGCGTCTCAGCCCAAGAGGCTCAGCTTTCAGAACCCCCGGCTGTCCCAGCTCCCCTTTGAAGCCAAACATGCCCGGGGAAATCCaggccctccctgcccaggCCTCAGATGGCATCTCCCACcttgtggacaggctggaagcgGAAGATGATGCCGACTGGTGAAGCCTCGTGGCCTCGGCTGCGGCATCCATGTCCACGTCGCTACGGGACCGAGGCACGTTTTCTGCTTTCCGGGATTTCTTCATCTCCTCCCGGCCTTTCAAGCTTTCCGAGCGGCCCAGCTTGACCTCAGCGCGGGAACTGCGGCGGGGAGAGAAAGGCGAGACCAGGCTGAGCCTGGTGGGACAGGCAGGGACTTCCCCACGCACGCAAACCCACCAAAAACTGCCGTGGGACCCTCAAGAGCAGGGGGGCTGCCCCCCATGCATCCCTCTGCCCTACCCGTCCGACTCCAGCAGGTCCTCGGGGAAGCTGCCGGTGGAAAGACGCTGGGTGCCGGGCTCCTGGCTCTCATAATGCTGGTTGTTCTCAAAGTGCTGGATGATATTCCTCACATTGCCGGGTTTGACTGCTGGGGCGAAAGCAAGGAAGCAAGCCCAGTGAGACCGGGCCGCGCGCGGCCGGGCAGGAGATGCTGGTGCTGCCGCCCACCCCGCGGCACCGCAGCCTCGGCCGCCTGCCCGACGGAGCCGCGGCCAGCGCGGGCTGCGGAG includes the following:
- the ARHGEF11 gene encoding rho guanine nucleotide exchange factor 11 isoform X5 — encoded protein: MSVRPPQALDSKRQPHLPRLSSLSSLGDSSSERRSPGHHRQPSDSSETTGLVQRCVIIQKDQHGFGFTVSGDRVVLVQSVRPGGAAMRAGVQEGDRIVKVNGTMVTNSSHLEVVKLIKSGAYVALTLLGSPPPSVGLSSSQQDVSVAGAPRITPACPPPPPPPPLPPPQRITDPKPLQDPEVQKHATQILRNMLRQEEAELQRFYEAYSRNPATEVEEQIEGARRRVSQLQLKILQETGGSMDSGRLCSDSSLAGFRVMEGRLSLDSQDGDSGLESGTERFPSVNEQISLNRNSVFSDHGLDSPRTSPVITARLFQHHRRQGSDTAFAPSVEQGLDRTGRPLIIGPEEDCDPGYFNNECDSLFQDLGKLKSRPAHLGVFLRYIFSQADPSPLLFYLCTDVCQQTTAKDSRVLGKDIWNIFLDRNAPLRVKVSEQLLAEIETRLRNGDDVRAALFEAQEMVMPEIQEQIQDYRTKRTMGLGSLYGENDLLDLDGDPQKERQVAEKQLAQLGDILSKYEEDRSSPMAFALSTYMNHTGIRSREPRVAGTSEKAQSLPDREKWLPFFPKTKKSSGTKKDKDAMEDKKRNPILKYIGKPKISQSTFHVPLSPVEAVKPGNVRNIIQHFENNQHYESQEPGTQRLSTGSFPEDLLESDGSRAEVKLGRSESLKGREEMKKSRKAENVPRSRSDVDMDAAAEATRLHQSASSSASSLSTRSLENPTPPYTPKMGRRSIESPNLGFGVDPFLPHLLEDEQGQLSDLEPELDSQNWQHMVSRELVANLPQKEIDRQEVINELFATEGSHLRILRVLDLLFYQRMKKESLLSREELALLFPNLPDLIEIHNSLSESMKKLREEGPIIKEIGDLMLSRFDGLAKKEIQEVAADFCSYQSIALELIKTKQRKETRFQIFMQEAESNPQCRRLQLKDLIISEMQRLTKYPLLLENIIKHTEAGTAEHDKLCRARDQCRDILKYVNEAVKRAENRHRLEGYQKRLDATSLERTSNPLAAEFKSLDLTSRRMIHEGPLTWRISKDKTVDVHVLLLEDLLVLLQKQDEKLVLKCHSKTALGSSDNKQTFSPVLKLNSVLIRSVATDKRALFIICTSELGPQIYELVALTSSEKNTWMELLEEAVQRATRNATFPPKRRTPEPTRTAPSGLVLQDPDVSPILSRGASSGAEAEDGSSADDNPPILLGREKPPALLEEPVNSEVEEGEEELPAAPLPVGSSVEAADTLPDEQPGPPTRLPLPEPVGAEGLAEAALEDVENLRLLILRRLLPCRDVEPEDDLTPTPSVIGGAGQAWDAVLSSQESAPQEVLPEPPSAAEDTKPPSSREEPEDPRPAAEGPSSYKVVRKAQAEGAKEATPSPGSSQSETELQEGGGANVDGNYFYVSMPTGLPQPPAPAPAPPPSPPRGSPQEAPTQPSPAEGSPDPPASLRDVDLIFRTIEQLTLKLNRLKAVETAHRELLRSLGRSSSADATPLGGSAPETDGWSRRPPSPDSDSPLTHALRSLQGPATNTPGSRAPLAEDPARDTGL
- the ARHGEF11 gene encoding rho guanine nucleotide exchange factor 11 isoform X3 — translated: MSVRPPQALDSRPGSKRQPHLPRLSSLSSLGDSSSERRSPGHHRQPSDSSETTGLVQRCVIIQKDQHGFGFTVSGDRVVLVQSVRPGGAAMRAGVQEGDRIVKVNGTMVTNSSHLEVVKLIKSGAYVALTLLGSPPPSVGLSSSQQDVSVAGAPRITPACPPPPPPPPLPPPQRITDPKPLQDPEVQKHATQILRNMLRQEEAELQRFYEAYSRNPATEVEEQIEGARRRVSQLQLKILQETGGSMDSGRLCSDSSLAGFRVMEGRLSLDSQDGDSGLESGTERFPSVNEQISLNRNSVFSDHGLDSPRTSPVITARLFQHHRRQGSDTAFAPSVEQGLDRTGRPLIIGPEEDCDPGYFNNECDSLFQDLGKLKSRPAHLGVFLRYIFSQADPSPLLFYLCTDVCQQTTAKDSRVLGKDIWNIFLDRNAPLRVKVSEQLLAEIETRLRNGDDVRAALFEAQEMVMPEIQEQIQDYRTKRTMGLGSLYGENDLLDLDGDPQKERQVAEKQLAQLGDILSKYEEDRSSPMAFALSTYMNHTGIRSREPRVAGTSEKAQSLPDREKWLPFFPKTKKSSGTKKDKDAMEDKKRNPILKYIGKPKISQSTFHVPLSPVEVKPGNVRNIIQHFENNQHYESQEPGTQRLSTGSFPEDLLESDGSRAEVKLGRSESLKGREEMKKSRKAENVPRSRSDVDMDAAAEATRLHQSASSSASSLSTRSLENPTPPYTPKMGRRSIESPNLGFGVDPFLPHLLEDEQGQLSDLEPELDSQNWQHMVSRELVANLPQKEIDRQEVINELFATEGSHLRILRVLDLLFYQRMKKESLLSREELALLFPNLPDLIEIHNSLSESMKKLREEGPIIKEIGDLMLSRFDGLAKKEIQEVAADFCSYQSIALELIKTKQRKETRFQIFMQEAESNPQCRRLQLKDLIISEMQRLTKYPLLLENIIKHTEAGTAEHDKLCRARDQCRDILKYVNEAVKRAENRHRLEGYQKRLDATSLERTSNPLAAEFKSLDLTSRRMIHEGPLTWRISKDKTVDVHVLLLEDLLVLLQKQDEKLVLKCHSKTALGSSDNKQTFSPVLKLNSVLIRSVATDKRALFIICTSELGPQIYELVALTSSEKNTWMELLEEAVQRATRNATFPPKRRTPEPTRTAPSGLVLQDPDVSPILSRGASSGAEAEDGSSADDNPPILLGREKPPALLEEPVNSEVEEGEEELPAAPLPVGSSVEAADTLPDEQPGPPTRLPLPEPVGAEGLAEAALEDVENLRLLILRRLLPCRDVEPEDDLTPTPSVIGGAGQAWDAVLSSQESAPQEVLPEPPSAAEDTKPPSSREEPEDPRPAAEGPSSYKVVRKAQAEGAKEATPSPGSSQSETELQEGGGANVDGNYFYVSMPTGLPQPPAPAPAPPPSPPRGSPQEAPTQPSPAEGSPDPPASLRDVDLIFRTIEQLTLKLNRLKAVETAHRELLRSLGRSSSADATPLGGSAPETDGWSRRPPSPDSDSPLTHALRSLQGPATNTPGSRAPLAEDPARDTGL